One part of the Arabidopsis thaliana chromosome 1 sequence genome encodes these proteins:
- a CDS encoding alternative NAD(P)H dehydrogenase: MVFCYAIRLCLCIFLALSIVSSARLTFSFSENEKMMVRGRSLMVSTNDYGEPSANAKHNPPGRRRGGGRRG; this comes from the exons atggtTTTTTGTTATGCAATTCGGCTGTGTTTATGCATTTTCTTGGCACTTTCAATCGTCTCTTCGGCTCGActaactttttcattttcag AAAACGAAAAGATGATGGTGAGGGGTAGATCATTGATGGTGAGCACCAACGACTACGGCGAGCCATCGGCCAACGCCAAACACAATCCACCTGGAAGGCGTCGTGGAGGAGGTCGGAGAgggtaa
- a CDS encoding CHUP1-like protein encodes MLPNGEDDSDLLRLVKELQAYLVRNDKLEKENHELRQEVARLRAQVSNLKSHENERKSMLWKKLQSSYDGSNTDGSNLKAPESVKSNTKGQEVRNPNPKPTIQGQSTATKPPPPPPLPSKRTLGKRSVRRAPEVVEFYRALTKRESHMGNKINQNGVLSPAFNRNMIGEIENRSKYLSDIKSDTDRHRDHIHILISKVEAATFTDISEVETFVKWIDEELSSLVDERAVLKHFPKWPERKVDSLREAACNYKRPKNLGNEILSFKDNPKDSLTQALQRIQSLQDRLEESVNNTEKMRDSTGKRYKDFQIPWEWMLDTGLIGQVGD; translated from the exons ATGTTACctaatggagaagatgattcaGATCTCCTGCGTCTGGTGAAGGAGCTTCAAGCCTATCTAGTGAGGAACGATAAGCTGGAGAAGGAAAATCATGAGCTGCGTCAAGAAGTTGCCCGTCTAAGAGCACAAGTAAGCAATCTTAAATCACATGAAAATGAGAGGAAATCAATGCTATGGAAGAAGTTGCAGAGCTCATATGATGGCAGCAACACAGACGGATCTAACCTGAAAGCGCCAGAGAGTGTCAAATCCAACACAAAGGGTCAAGAGGTCAGAAATCCAAATCCCAAGCCAACGATCCAAGGTCAGTCTACAGCAACAAAGccgccaccacctccaccactTCCATCAAAGAGAACACTTGGAAAAAGATCTGTGCGGCGTGCTCCAGAAGTCGTAGAGTTTTATCGTGCCCTGACGAAGAGAGAGTCTCATATGGGGAACAAGATCAATCAGAATGGAGTTTTGTCGCCTGCATTCAACAGAAACATGATTGGTGAAATCGAGAATCGCTCCAAATATCTTTCAGAT ATTAAATCTGACACTGACAGACACAGAGATCATATCCATATCTTGATTAGTAAAGTGGAAGCTGCAACATTTACAGACATATCAGAAGTGGAGACATTTGTGAAATGGATAGACGAAGAACTATCTTCCTTGGTAGATGAAAGGGCAGTCCTAAAGCATTTCCCTAAATGGCCAGAACGCAAAGTAGATTCACTAAGAGAGGCTGCTTGCAATTACAAAAGGCCAAAGAACCTTGGAAATGAGATTTTGTCATTCAAGGACAATCCAAAAGATTCTCTGACGCAGGCCTTGCAAAGGATTCAATCGTTGCAAGACAG GTTAGAGGAAAGTGTTAACAACACAGAGAAGATGAGAGACAGTACAGGGAAAAGATACAAGGATTTTCAGATACCTTGGGAGTGGATGCTCGACACAGGACTGATTGGACAGGTAGGTGACTGA
- the MAPKKK13 gene encoding mitogen-activated protein kinase kinase kinase 13 (mitogen-activated protein kinase kinase kinase 13 (MAPKKK13); FUNCTIONS IN: protein serine/threonine kinase activity, protein kinase activity, kinase activity, ATP binding; INVOLVED IN: protein amino acid phosphorylation; EXPRESSED IN: 8 plant structures; EXPRESSED DURING: LP.04 four leaves visible, 4 anthesis, LP.10 ten leaves visible, petal differentiation and expansion stage; CONTAINS InterPro DOMAIN/s: Protein kinase, ATP binding site (InterPro:IPR017441), Protein kinase, catalytic domain (InterPro:IPR000719), Serine/threonine-protein kinase domain (InterPro:IPR002290), Serine/threonine-protein kinase-like domain (InterPro:IPR017442), Protein kinase-like domain (InterPro:IPR011009), Serine/threonine-protein kinase, active site (InterPro:IPR008271); BEST Arabidopsis thaliana protein match is: mitogen-activated protein kinase kinase kinase 14 (TAIR:AT2G30040.1); Has 115480 Blast hits to 114239 proteins in 3527 species: Archae - 169; Bacteria - 12227; Metazoa - 43932; Fungi - 11802; Plants - 28183; Viruses - 583; Other Eukaryotes - 18584 (source: NCBI BLink).) codes for MEKQSIRNTCSSSLMLSSPSSFWVRGACIGRGCFGAVSTAISKTNGEVFAVKSVDLATSLPTQSESLENEISVFRSLKPHPYIVKFLGDGVSKEGTTTFRNLYLEYLPNGDVASHRAGGKIEDETLLQRYTACLVSALRHVHSQGFVHCDVKARNILVSQSSMVKLADFGSAFRIHTPRALITPRGSPLWMAPEVIRREYQGPESDVWSLGCTIIEMFTGKPAWEDHGIDSLSRISFSDELPVFPSKLSEIGRDFLEKCLKRDPNQRWSCDQLLQHPFLSQCHNSSPTESSPRCVLDWVNSGFDLEEEEEEVGRSEFEDAAKAIICNLATTGGVIWESDGWVEVRCHASEEEGTTMEYSGSTRVESEYNTSSDPNDDVAGDSAIIDVSMSQNLPPGNGGSAAALPYEFVVVLHLLMEIMVYTTCIFREIVLTMYLLYQYNQSNKLETLSFNHSLKFCLFAHVIRIGQNYLLRGEMRSSVLITSHCLILITLVYSQIVVF; via the coding sequence ATGGAGAAACAGAGCATCAGAAacacttgttcttcttctttaatgtTATCCtcaccatcttctttttgGGTTCGTGGTGCGTGTATCGGCAGAGGTTGTTTCGGTGCAGTTAGTACGGCGATCAGCAAAACCAACGGTGAAGTTTTCGCCGTGAAATCCGTGGATCTCGCCACGAGTCTCCCCACTCAATCAGAGTCTCTCGAGAACGAAATATCTGTCTTCCGCTCGCTAAAGCCTCACCCTTACATCGTGAAGTTTCTCGGCGACGGAGTCTCGAAAGAAGGAACGACGACGTTTAGGAATCTCTACTTAGAGTATCTCCCAAACGGTGACGTGGCTAGTCACAGAGCCGGAGGAAAAATCGAAGACGAGACTCTGCTCCAGCGTTACACGGCGTGTCTTGTCTCTGCTCTCCGCCACGTACACTCTCAAGGATTCGTTCACTGCGACGTCAAGGCGAGGAACATCCTCGTCAGCCAAAGCTCCATGGTCAAGTTAGCCGATTTTGGGTCGGCGTTCAGAATCCACACACCGAGGGCTCTGATCACGCCACGTGGAAGTCCGCTTTGGATGGCTCCGGAGGTGATCAGACGAGAGTACCAAGGTCCGGAGAGTGACGTCTGGTCTCTCGGCTGCACGATCATCGAGATGTTCACTGGGAAACCCGCTTGGGAAGACCACGGAATTGACTCGCTGAGTCGAATCAGTTTCTCTGACGAGTTACCGGTTTTCCCCTCGAAGTTGTCGGAAATCGGCCGTGATTTCCTAGAAAAGTGTCTGAAGCGAGACCCGAATCAGAGGTGGAGTTGCGATCAGCTTTTGCAGCATCCATTTCTCTCTCAGTGTCACAACTCATCTCCGACTGAGTCATCTCCGCGTTGCGTACTTGACTGGGTCAACTCGGGGTTTGacttagaagaagaagaagaggaagtagGGAGATCAGAATTCGAAGACGCGGCGAAGGcaataatttgtaatttggCGACGACCGGAGGAGTAATTTGGGAGTCAGATGGTTGGGTGGAAGTTAGATGCCACGCTTCGGAAGAGGAAGGGACAACAATGGAATATTCGGGATCCACAAGGGTAGAATCGGAATATAACACATCATCGGATCCAAACGATGACGTGGCTGGTGACTCGGCGATAATTGACGTTTCTATGTCTCAGAATTTACCGCCTGGAAACGGGGGATCGGCGGCGGCGCTGCCATATGAATTTGTGGTGGTTTTACATTTATTAATGGAAATTATGGTTTATACTACATGTATCTTTAGGGAAATTGTTCTCACTATGTATTTGTTGTATCAGTATAATCAAAGCAATAAACTCGAAACGTTGTCTTTTAATCACAGCctcaagttttgtttgtttgcacATGTGATTCGGATCGGACAAAACTATCTTTTACGCGGTGAGATGAGATCGAGTGTCTTAATTACGAGCCATTGCCTTATATTGATAACTCTCGTTTACAGCCAAATAGTTGTATTTTAA
- the MAPKKK13 gene encoding mitogen-activated protein kinase kinase kinase 13 (mitogen-activated protein kinase kinase kinase 13 (MAPKKK13); FUNCTIONS IN: protein serine/threonine kinase activity, protein kinase activity, kinase activity, ATP binding; INVOLVED IN: protein amino acid phosphorylation; EXPRESSED IN: 8 plant structures; EXPRESSED DURING: LP.04 four leaves visible, 4 anthesis, LP.10 ten leaves visible, petal differentiation and expansion stage; CONTAINS InterPro DOMAIN/s: Protein kinase, ATP binding site (InterPro:IPR017441), Protein kinase, catalytic domain (InterPro:IPR000719), Serine/threonine-protein kinase domain (InterPro:IPR002290), Tyrosine-protein kinase, catalytic domain (InterPro:IPR020635), Serine/threonine-protein kinase-like domain (InterPro:IPR017442), Protein kinase-like domain (InterPro:IPR011009), Serine/threonine-protein kinase, active site (InterPro:IPR008271); BEST Arabidopsis thaliana protein match is: mitogen-activated protein kinase kinase kinase 14 (TAIR:AT2G30040.1).), which produces MLSSPSSFWVRGACIGRGCFGAVSTAISKTNGEVFAVKSVDLATSLPTQSESLENEISVFRSLKPHPYIVKFLGDGVSKEGTTTFRNLYLEYLPNGDVASHRAGGKIEDETLLQRYTACLVSALRHVHSQGFVHCDVKARNILVSQSSMVKLADFGSAFRIHTPRALITPRGSPLWMAPEVIRREYQGPESDVWSLGCTIIEMFTGKPAWEDHGIDSLSRISFSDELPVFPSKLSEIGRDFLEKCLKRDPNQRWSCDQLLQHPFLSQCHNSSPTESSPRCVLDWVNSGFDLEEEEEEVGRSEFEDAAKAIICNLATTGGVIWESDGWVEVRCHASEEEGTTMEYSGSTRVESEYNTSSDPNDDVAGDSAIIDVSMSQNLPPGNGGSAAALPYEFVVVLHLLMEIMVYTTCIFREIVLTMYLLYQYNQSNKLETLSFNHSLKFCLFAHVIRIGQNYLLRGLKDQGYACTIMYQTERSRYIEFSSSISSYSFFDL; this is translated from the exons atgtTATCCtcaccatcttctttttgGGTTCGTGGTGCGTGTATCGGCAGAGGTTGTTTCGGTGCAGTTAGTACGGCGATCAGCAAAACCAACGGTGAAGTTTTCGCCGTGAAATCCGTGGATCTCGCCACGAGTCTCCCCACTCAATCAGAGTCTCTCGAGAACGAAATATCTGTCTTCCGCTCGCTAAAGCCTCACCCTTACATCGTGAAGTTTCTCGGCGACGGAGTCTCGAAAGAAGGAACGACGACGTTTAGGAATCTCTACTTAGAGTATCTCCCAAACGGTGACGTGGCTAGTCACAGAGCCGGAGGAAAAATCGAAGACGAGACTCTGCTCCAGCGTTACACGGCGTGTCTTGTCTCTGCTCTCCGCCACGTACACTCTCAAGGATTCGTTCACTGCGACGTCAAGGCGAGGAACATCCTCGTCAGCCAAAGCTCCATGGTCAAGTTAGCCGATTTTGGGTCGGCGTTCAGAATCCACACACCGAGGGCTCTGATCACGCCACGTGGAAGTCCGCTTTGGATGGCTCCGGAGGTGATCAGACGAGAGTACCAAGGTCCGGAGAGTGACGTCTGGTCTCTCGGCTGCACGATCATCGAGATGTTCACTGGGAAACCCGCTTGGGAAGACCACGGAATTGACTCGCTGAGTCGAATCAGTTTCTCTGACGAGTTACCGGTTTTCCCCTCGAAGTTGTCGGAAATCGGCCGTGATTTCCTAGAAAAGTGTCTGAAGCGAGACCCGAATCAGAGGTGGAGTTGCGATCAGCTTTTGCAGCATCCATTTCTCTCTCAGTGTCACAACTCATCTCCGACTGAGTCATCTCCGCGTTGCGTACTTGACTGGGTCAACTCGGGGTTTGacttagaagaagaagaagaggaagtagGGAGATCAGAATTCGAAGACGCGGCGAAGGcaataatttgtaatttggCGACGACCGGAGGAGTAATTTGGGAGTCAGATGGTTGGGTGGAAGTTAGATGCCACGCTTCGGAAGAGGAAGGGACAACAATGGAATATTCGGGATCCACAAGGGTAGAATCGGAATATAACACATCATCGGATCCAAACGATGACGTGGCTGGTGACTCGGCGATAATTGACGTTTCTATGTCTCAGAATTTACCGCCTGGAAACGGGGGATCGGCGGCGGCGCTGCCATATGAATTTGTGGTGGTTTTACATTTATTAATGGAAATTATGGTTTATACTACATGTATCTTTAGGGAAATTGTTCTCACTATGTATTTGTTGTATCAGTATAATCAAAGCAATAAACTCGAAACGTTGTCTTTTAATCACAGCctcaagttttgtttgtttgcacATGTGATTCGGATCGGACAAAACTATCTTTTACGCG GCCTGAAGGACCAAGGTTATGCATGTACGATTATGTATCAAACTGAACGAAGTCGTTACATAGAGTTTAGCTCAAGCATAtcatcatattcttttttcgatctttaa
- a CDS encoding glycine-rich protein (glycine-rich protein; Has 22251 Blast hits to 8348 proteins in 789 species: Archae - 21; Bacteria - 7328; Metazoa - 6126; Fungi - 1280; Plants - 3980; Viruses - 524; Other Eukaryotes - 2992 (source: NCBI BLink).): MGLRRTWLVLYILFIFHLQHNLPSVSSRPSSVDTNHETLPFSVSKPDVVVFEGKARELAVVIKKGGGGGGGGRGGGGARSGGRSRGGGGGSSSSRSRDWKRGGGVVPIHTGGGNGSLGGGSAGSHRSSGSMNLRGTMCAVCWLALSVLAGLVLVQ; this comes from the coding sequence atggGTTTGAGAAGAACATGGTTGGTTTTGTAcattctcttcatctttcatCTTCAGCACAATCTTCCTTCCGTGAGCTCACGACCTTCCTCAGTCGATACAAACCACGAGACTCTCCCTTTTAGTGTTTCAAAGCCAGACGTTGTTGTGTTTGAAGGAAAGGCTCGGGAATTAGCTGTCGTTATCAAAaaaggaggaggtggaggaggtggaggacgCGGAGGCGGTGGAGCACGAAGCGGCGGTAGGAGCAGGGGAGGAGGAGGTGGCAGCAGTAGTAGCCGCAGCCGTGACTGGAAACGCGGCGGAGGGGTGGTTCCGATTCATACGGGTGGTGGTAATGGCAGTCTGGGTGGTGGATCGGCAGGATCACATAGATCAAGCGGCAGCATGAATCTTCGAGGAACAATGTGTGCGGTCTGTTGGTTGGCTTTATCGGTTTTAGCCGGTTTAGTCTTGGTTCAGTAG
- the SIRANBP gene encoding Pleckstrin homology (PH) domain superfamily protein (SIRANBP; FUNCTIONS IN: Ran GTPase binding; INVOLVED IN: intracellular transport, protein import into nucleus, translocation; LOCATED IN: cellular_component unknown; EXPRESSED IN: 23 plant structures; EXPRESSED DURING: 16 growth stages; CONTAINS InterPro DOMAIN/s: Ran binding protein 1 (InterPro:IPR000156), Pleckstrin homology-type (InterPro:IPR011993); BEST Arabidopsis thaliana protein match is: Pleckstrin homology (PH) domain superfamily protein (TAIR:AT2G30060.1); Has 2132 Blast hits to 1580 proteins in 275 species: Archae - 9; Bacteria - 76; Metazoa - 1014; Fungi - 369; Plants - 163; Viruses - 39; Other Eukaryotes - 462 (source: NCBI BLink).), with translation MATNEPEHEHRDEEEAGANEDEDTGAQVAPIVRLEEVAVTTGEEDEDAVLDLKSKLYRFDKDANQWKERGAGTVKFLKHKNTGKIRLVMRQSKTLKICANHFVKSGMSVQEHVGNEKSCVWHARDFADGELKDELFCIRFASIENCKTFMQKFKEVAESEEEKEESKDAADTAGLLEKLTVEETKTEEKTEAKAVETAKTEVKAEEKKESEAEKSGEAKKTEESGPST, from the exons ATGGCGACCAACGAACCCGAGCACGAGCACAGAGACGAGGAAGAGGCCGGAGCTAACGAGGATGAGGACACCGGAGCTCAGGTCGCTCCGATCGTTAGGCTTGAGGAGGTTGCCGTCACTACCGGcgaggaagacgaagatgcCGTCCTTGATCT GAAATCGAAGCTTTATCGATTCGATAAGGATGCGAATCAGTGGAAGGAGAGAGGAGCTGGTACTGTGAAGTTCTTAAAGCATAAGAACACTGGGAAGATTCGTCTCGTTATGAGGCAATCTAAAACTTTGAAGATCTGTGCTAATCACTTCG TTAAATCGGGCATGAGTGTTCAGGAACACGTTGGGAATGAAAAGTCATGTGTGTGGCACGCTCGTGACTTTGCTGATGGTGAACTCAAGGATGAGCTTTTCTGTATCCGATTTGCTTCTATTGAGA ATTGCAAAACATTTATGCAAAAGTTCAAGGAAGTTGCTGAGtctgaagaagagaaagaagagagcaaaGATGCCGCTGACACTGCTGGCCTTCTTGAGAAATTGACTGTGGAAGAGACAAAAACGGAGGAGAAAACCGAAGCGAAAGCTGTGGAGACGGCAAAGACTGAAGTGAaagcagaagaaaagaaagagagcgAGGCAGAGAAATCTGGTGAagcaaagaaaacagaagaaagtgGTCCCTCAACATAA
- a CDS encoding PHF5-like protein (PHF5-like protein; CONTAINS InterPro DOMAIN/s: PHF5-like (InterPro:IPR005345); BEST Arabidopsis thaliana protein match is: PHF5-like protein (TAIR:AT2G30000.1); Has 420 Blast hits to 420 proteins in 206 species: Archae - 0; Bacteria - 0; Metazoa - 129; Fungi - 128; Plants - 86; Viruses - 0; Other Eukaryotes - 77 (source: NCBI BLink).), with protein sequence MAKHHPDLIMCRKQPGIAIGRLCEKCDGKCVICDSYVRPCTLVRICDECNYGSFQGRCVICGGVGISDAYYCKECTQQEKDRDGCPKIVNLGSAKTDLFYERKKYGFKKR encoded by the coding sequence ATGGCCAAGCATCATCCTGATTTGATCATGTGCCGGAAACAACCTGGCATTGCTATTGGGCGACTGTGCGAGAAGTGTGATGGAAAATGCGTCATATGTGATTCCTATGTCCGCCCGTGTACTCTGGTTAGGATTTGCGATGAATGCAACTATGGTTCGTTCCAAGGGCGGTGTGTCATATGCGGAGGAGTTGGAATCTCGGATGCTTACTACTGCAAAGAGTGTACACAACAGGAGAAAGATAGAGATGGTTGTCCTAAGATAGTCAATCTTGGCAGTGCCAAAACTGATCTGTTCTATGAACGTAAGAAATATGGATTCAAAAAACGATAG
- a CDS encoding Protein phosphatase 2C family protein (Protein phosphatase 2C family protein; FUNCTIONS IN: protein serine/threonine phosphatase activity, catalytic activity; INVOLVED IN: protein amino acid dephosphorylation; LOCATED IN: chloroplast, protein serine/threonine phosphatase complex; EXPRESSED IN: sperm cell; CONTAINS InterPro DOMAIN/s: Protein phosphatase 2C, manganese/magnesium aspartate binding site (InterPro:IPR000222), Protein phosphatase 2C-related (InterPro:IPR001932), Protein phosphatase 2C (InterPro:IPR015655), Protein phosphatase 2C, N-terminal (InterPro:IPR014045); BEST Arabidopsis thaliana protein match is: Protein phosphatase 2C family protein (TAIR:AT2G30020.1); Has 7376 Blast hits to 7203 proteins in 674 species: Archae - 10; Bacteria - 746; Metazoa - 1767; Fungi - 814; Plants - 2696; Viruses - 11; Other Eukaryotes - 1332 (source: NCBI BLink).), with translation MSSSVAVCNSPVFSPSSSLFCNKPLNTSPAHETLTLSLSHLNPPVSSTSPSAASPTSPFCLRLLKPPAKLGFGSDSGPGSILKRKRPTTLDIPVAPVGIAAPISNADTPREESRAVEREGDGYSVYCKRGKREAMEDRFSAITNLQGDPKQAIFGVYDGHGGPTAAEFAAKNLCSNILGEIVGGRNESKIEEAVKRGYLATDSEFLKEKNVKGGSCCVTALISDGNLVVANAGDCRAVLSVGGFAEALTSDHRPSRDDERNRIESSGGYVDTFNSVWRIQGSLAVSRGIGDAHLKQWIISEPEINILRINPQHEFLILASDGLWDKVSNQEAVDIARPFCKGTDQKRKPLLACKKLVDLSVSRGSLDDISVMLIQLCHLF, from the exons ATGTCGTCTTCAGTTGCCGTTTGCAACTCACCGGTGTTCTCTCCGTCTTCGTCTCTTTTCTGCAACAAACCGTTGAACACTTCTCCGGCAcatgaaaccctaaccctgTCTCTTTCCCATCTCAATCCTCCcgtttcttctacttctcctTCCGCCGCGTCTCCCACATCTCCGTTCTGCCTCCGTCTCCTGAAACCGCCGGCTAAACTAGGGTTTGGATCGGACTCTGGTCCGGGAAGCATTCTGAAGAGGAAACGACCGACGACGCTTGATATACCGGTGGCTCCGGTTGGTATTGCAGCTCCTATATCGAATGCAGATACGCCGAGGGAGGAGAGTAGAGCAGTGGAGAGGGAAGGTGATGGTTACTCTGTTTATTGCAAGAGAGGTAAAAGAGAAGCTATGGAGGATCGTTTCTCTGCCATCACTAATCTTCAAGGAGATCCCAAACAG GCAATATTCGGAGTCTATGATGGTCACGGAGGACCAACAGCGGCTGAGTTTGCGGCTAAGAACTTGTGTAGTAACATTCTTGGCGAGATAGTTGGTGGGAGGAACGAgtcaaagattgaagaagctgTAAAACGTGGTTATCTAGCGACTGATTCTGAGTTTCTCAAGGAAAAAAACGTTAAGGGCGGCTCGTGCTGTGTCACGGCTCTGATCAGCGACGGAAATCTTGTGGTGGCCAATGCTGGTGACTGCCGTGCTGTTTTGAGCGTTGGAGGATTCGCGGAGGCCTTGACTTCTGACCACCGCCCTTCCAGAGATGATGAACGAAACAGAATTGAGAGCTCG GGCGGTTATGTGGATACATTCAATAGTGTTTGGAGAATTCAAGGATCATTAGCGGTATCTAGAGGAATAGGAGATGCTCATCTCAAACAATGGATAATATCTGAACCAGAGATAAATATTCTCCGAATCAATCCCCAACACGAGTTCTTGATCTTAGCATCAGATGGTCTATGGGACAAGGTTAGTAATCAGGAGGCAGTAGACATAGCTCGACCATTTTGCAAAGGGACCGATCAGAAACGGAAGCCATTGCTGGCTTGCAAGAAGCTCGTTGACCTCTCTGTATCACGAGGCTCCTTGGACGATATTAGTGTGATGTTGATTCAGTTGTGCCACCTCTTCTGA
- the STN1 gene encoding Nucleic acid-binding, OB-fold-like protein (STN1; FUNCTIONS IN: nucleic acid binding; INVOLVED IN: telomere capping; LOCATED IN: nuclear chromosome, telomeric region; EXPRESSED IN: root, seed; EXPRESSED DURING: E expanded cotyledon stage; CONTAINS InterPro DOMAIN/s: Nucleic acid-binding, OB-fold-like (InterPro:IPR016027), Nucleic acid-binding, OB-fold (InterPro:IPR012340), Nucleic acid binding, OB-fold, tRNA/helicase-type (InterPro:IPR004365); Has 110 Blast hits to 110 proteins in 42 species: Archae - 0; Bacteria - 0; Metazoa - 57; Fungi - 2; Plants - 47; Viruses - 0; Other Eukaryotes - 4 (source: NCBI BLink).), translating to MDRSLQSTHAKLVARDIQRLTQSPTESNSFSLLGGACVSRVEIVGTIVSRDLTPKFLKFGVDDGTGCVTCVMWLNQLTSSYFSRWDPATILLLASAARKQAAQIRIGAVARVRGRVGSYRGVMQITANVAVAERDPNAEILHWLECLKLGQSCYRVRIQS from the coding sequence ATGGATCGATCCCTCCAAAGCACACACGCAAAACTCGTGGCGCGTGACATCCAACGCCTGACACAGTCACCTACAGAATccaactctttctctctgcttGGCGGAGCGTGCGTTTCACGCGTAGAGATAGTAGGCACAATCGTCTCTCGTGATCTGACCCCAAAGTTTCTCAAGTTCGGCGTCGACGATGGCACCGGCTGCGTCACGTGCGTCATGTGGCTCAACCAACTCACGTCTTCTTACTTCTCCCGGTGGGATCCAGCCACGATTCTGCTGCTCGCAAGTGCCGCGCGGAAACAAGCCGCACAAATCAGAATCGGAGCCGTGGCTCGCGTTCGCGGCCGCGTCGGCTCGTACAGAGGAGTGATGCAGATCACGGCTAATGTGGCGGTGGCCGAGAGAGACCCGAACGCGGAGATCTTGCACTGGTTGGAGTGTTTAAAGCTTGGTCAAAGTTGTTATCGTGTTCGTATTCAAAGTTAA